The Chitinophaga pinensis DSM 2588 region TGTCAGCAATACTTTATTATCTGCGATGATCGGCACTGCTCCCCAGTTCTGTACCAGGTAAGAATAAGCCACACCACGCATAAAACGGCCTTCTGCAATACCTGCCTGTTTCACATTCTCAGGTACCGTCGGCGCTGTATAAGTAACCAGGTTGCTGATAATCTGATTGGCCTGTGCCACCACATTGAAAAAAGAAGTCCAGGAACTATATACTTCCGGTGTAACATCCGTCGTCTGCATACGGATATTATCCACCTGGTAGGAACCCGACATCAATATGCCCGCTCTGCCATCTCCGATACCATGAGAAGCTTTATCGTTATAAGCAAACCATACAATGTTGTACAGCGGGGCCGTTCCGGCGAGTATCTGATCAGTCGTCTGATAGAAGTTCACATCTACGATAGCGTCTTCCGGTGGCCTGTTCAGGAAGTCTTTACTACAACCTGCGGCGAAAAGCGTACAGGCAAGGGCGATCAGATATATATGATAGTTTGTCTTTTTCATACTGTCAGTTTTAAAGCTCATTAAAAATCAACCGCCACACTTGCGCTATACAAGCGGGTCAATGGATAGCGACCGGCATCCACACCAATCAGCTGACTGCTCAGCTGCACTTCCTTACCGAGATAAGAACCTACTTCAGGATCGTATCCTTTGTATTTGGTGAAAGTGGCCAGGTTCTGTACACCTGCGATCAGGCGGATGTTTTTAACGACAGACTGTTGTCTCAGTAATGCATGTGGAATGTTATATCCTAACTGTACATTCTTAATGCGGATATAAGATCCGTCTTCTACATAGAGGTTCGTAAAACGGTTGCCGTTACCGTTTACATCTGTGCCTACAATCCTGGGTACATTGGCGCCGGGATTCTCTAAGATGGTCTTACCACCTACATCTCCGACGCGTGCATAATTAAATGATTCCTGTAACAAGTTCCGGCCGAGATTGATATTATTCGGATTCGTATTCTCAAAACGGAGATAATTGAAGATGTCATTGCCCTGTGCAGCGGTCATCAATACACTCAGGTCAAATCCTTTCCATGAAAAAGTATTTGTCAAACCAAAAGTCAGCTTTGGCCAGGGGTTACCGATAAATGTCTGATCACGTGAATCGATGATATTATCCCCATTCAGGTCTTTGTATTTGATATCGCCCACCCATACGCCACCGTCTTTAGCCACAGGTAAACGGGTACCGTCAGATTGTGCAGGAATAGCGCTGCTGTTGATTTCATCGACAGACTGAAACAGTCCTTCTGCGACATAACCATAGAACTGCCAGGGCGCATCGCCGATCACAGAACGGGAGGTAAAGTTATTCATGAACCAGGCAGACCTTGACAGGAAAGCAGCATCAGAATAGAACTTCGTGATCTTTGTTTTGAAAGAAGAGATATTGAAATTGGTCCTCCAGCTGAAACCCTGTTTGTTATCTATATTAACCGTATTCAGTGTAATACCAAAACCTTTGTTCTGCATCGCCCCGATATTTACAATTGGAGCATTGATAGCGCCTTCTCCCTGTGTACCCATATAGGCAGGCAATGGATTAGGCATCAGCAGGTTGTCAGTTTTCTTGATATAGAAATCACCTTCCAGTTGTATACGGTCTTTTAATACACTCATGTTAAAACCGATGTTCTTTGTTTCGGTGGATTCCCATTTGAGTCCGGAGTTACCATACTGTCCGGTACGGAAACCTGCGCCCCATGGCGTAGTCACAGAAGTCAGGGAAGAGAACTGTGCACCACCGCTACCATTGTTACCGGTCGTACCATATTCTGCACGGATCTTCAGTTCGTTGATAAAGGGTAATGATTTCATAAATTCCTCCCCTGTCAGACGCCAGGCTACCGATACAGAAGGAAAATATCCCCATCTGTCATCTGCACCAAAGTTGGAGGAACCATCTGCTCTGCCAGCCAGTTGGACGATATACTTGTTATCGTACGTGTAGTTAACACGGCCGAGATAAGATTCAAGTGCACCCGATCCTTTGTAACTACCCGTTGTTTGTCCTAAGGCATTACCCAGGTTGAGAGAAGGGATACTGTTGCTGGCGAATCCTACACGCTGTGCAGAGAAACCCTGATAGTTCCATGCCTGTGCCTCGTGGCTCACCATCACACTGAAACTATGCTTACCGATATCACGGGAGTATTGCAGTAATTCGTTCAGGTTCCAGTAGAAGTTCTTTCCGTTGGATACTGCGAGCGAAGCTTTCTCATTGACATTATAACCTAACTGATAGGTAGGAATAAACTTGCTGCCATCTGTATATTCGAAATTCCCGTTAAAGCTGGTGCGGAAGGTCAGTCCTTTTATGATCGAGATTTCGGCAGTAGCGCCGCCCAGTCCACCGGTACGTTTATAATCATTGCTCACAAGACTGGCGATTGCAACAGGATTCAGCGGCGCATATTTCGCATTGGAACCATACTCATTTTCCGTAGCACCGCCCCAGCTGCCATCTGCATTTTTCACGGGAATATTAGGGGCCAGGTTAATGGCATTTCTGATTACGTCTTCACTGGTAGACGCCAGTTTTTCCTTCGTCTGATAGAAGTTCAGGGACGTACTCAGCTTCAGCCATTTGAAAGCCTGGTTATCCAGGTTCAGGCGGAAAGAGTAACGGTTGAAATCAGAACCGATTGCCACCCCTTCCTGGTCAAAATACTCGCCTGACATATAATAGGTGGTATTGCTGGCGCCTCCGCTGATATTCACCTGGTGCTTCTGTAATGAAGCAGTACGGAACAGGGCATCCTGCCAGTTCGTCCCCTTCCCTAACACACCGGGATTCTGAAATTCCGGTGTAGGGGTACGGTTCAGCAACTGGGCTATTTCATTGTTCATGATGGCAAACTGTTGCAATGTCATGGTATTGACTGCCTCCGGTTTGTCCTGCAGCGAATAGAGATAGTTATAAGACAGTTTCATCTGTCCGGACTTCCCTCTTTTGGTAGTCACCAGGATCACCCCATTGGTGGCCCGGGAACCATATACCGCAGTGGCAGAAGGTCCTTGCAGTATCTCTAAGGACTCTATATCCGAAGGATTGATCCCTGCCAGCGGATTAACAGAACTGGTCGCTCCATAAGACACCGTAGCCGGTTGCATCTGTACCCCATCGATGACATACAGCGGTTCATTGGTACCGCTGAGGGTATTAACACCACGGATATTCACGGAGATACCACCACCCGGTTGCCCGGAGTTTTGTGTAACATACACACCGGCGGCACGGCCCTGTATAGCCTGGTCGATGGTGGTATTGATGGTACGGTTGACTTCTGTGGAGGTAATGGAGACCTGCGCACTGCTCTGGTCTGTTTTCTTCATTTTACCATACCCGACGACCACCACGTCATTCAGTTTGCGGTAATCTTCCTGCATCACTACATTCACAGTGGCGGAATTACCTACCTTGAATTCCCGGGTAATGAAACCCATGGAGGCAATATTAATTACCTCTCCCGGAGCAGCCGGGATACTAAAATTCCCTGCCCCGTCAGTTGTGGTCATTCTTTTTGTCCCTTTAATAGTAATTGAAGCCCCCGGAACAGGTGTGCCTGTTTCTCCGGCGGTAACGCTGCCGGAGATCTTTCGTCCCGGGTCAGACTGGGTTTGTGCTTGCGCAGGCATAGTGACAGCCCAAAAGAAAATCATTACCCATACCGTCAGGTACGATTTTCCAGTAATACTGGCTCGTTTCATAGCGTGGAAGAATTAAGTTTTTAGATTAATGCGCGATTCGTTTGATTTTGGTCATCATTGCTCATATCGTGTTCCCCTTGTAGGATAAAAGTATCATCCCTCCGGGAGAAAGAGGGCTGTAGAATGTTTATTAAATAGGATAAAATGTTGCAGGAGGGGTATCAAATGTTGCTTTACGGGCATCATTTATTGCAATACCTACTTTCGGGCCGCGGTTGCATAGGCAGAGGGCAGCATATTATAAGCCATTTTGAAGTACTTGGCGAAGTATTTCGGGTTGTTGAATCCTACCTCATAGGCGACCTCGGTAACGTTCATTTCGGTTTTAGATAATAACTGTGCAGCCCTTTTGATACGGATCATACGTATAAACTCTACCGGCGTCTGACCGGTCAGGTTGAAAATACGACGATACAGGGAGACCCGGTTCATATAAAGTTCCCGGCTAAGTTCTTCTACGGAGAACCCGGCATTGGACAGATTCTGTTCTACTATTTCCAGCACCCGACGGAGGAACTTCTCATTAGGGGATGCCTCATTTTCAGCGTTTTGCAGTTCCGGCAGACTCACCTGATGTTTCGCCGGCAATGGTCTGGCCAGCAGATTACGTACCCTGGATAACATGATCTCAAAATTGAAAGGTTTTACCAGGTAATCGGCTGCCCCGGCTTCCAGTCCGCGGAGCTGTTCCTGTTCTCCGGCAGCTGCCGTTACCAGGATGACAGGGATATGTTTGGTCCGCGGGTCATTTTTGATCTTCCTGCACAGGTCAATTCCGTTCATGCCCGACATATTCACATCACTCATGACCAGATCCGGATGCCCTGACAGGGTTTTCTGCCAGCCGGCAATACCATCTGCTCCTTCTATAATATGATAACAGTCTTTCAGGTTCTCCTTCAGGTAAAAACGGAAGTCTTCATTGTCTTCTATCAGGAGGACGGTTTGCCGTTGGGTATCGGTGGCCAGCTCCTCTTCTGACAGTTCTTCCGGCAGCTCTTCCGCGAACAGGGGATCTTCTGTCAATAGCTGGTCTTTTACGCCTTCCTGCGGCTCGTCTGCCACCTCCGGCTGTTCACAGGTCTCTAAAGGCAGTCTTACCGTAAAACAGCTGCCTTTATTCACCTCGCTCTCTACGGTGATCGTTCCATTATTCAGTTTCACAAATTCACGGGTAATAGCTAGTCCGATACCACTCCCCCTGTTCATCAACCCTCCCGGCATATCACTCTGGAAAAACTGTTCAAATACCTTTTCATGTCTTTCCTCAGGGATGCCGATACCGGTATCTCTTACTTTCATTTCCAGCCAGGTCTTCTCTTGTTCATCTTTATTACTGTTTACCTCCACATGCACCGCTCCGCCGCTTGGCGTAAACTTAAAAGCATTGGACAGGAGATTAAACAGGATCCTTTCTATTTTATCATTGTCGAAATAGGTATAGACATGCGGAGCATTGCTTTTATAGGAGAAGAGGATCTGTTTCCTTTCTGCCAGATCAGCGAATGAAAAAGTTACTTCCCGGATAAACACAGCTATATCGCCCCAGGTAGGGTTTAAACGCAGCTCCTGCATTTCCATCTTCCGGAAATCCATTAGTTGATTCACCAGTATCAATAATCGTTTTGCATTCCGGTAGATCAGCTGGAACTTACCTTTCTCTTTTTGTTCACCGCTTTGCTGCATAATCTCTTCCAGTGGTGACAGGATCAGGGAGACCGGTGTTCTGAACTCATGACTAAGGTTTGTAAACAGACGGATCTTCATCATATCCATTTCATGCATACGCCTGGCTTCCTGTCTTTCCTGTTCCAGTGTAAAGCGCTTATGCGCCCTTCTGATCACACTACGGCGCAGCAGTAATAATATGGCCACGGTCAAAAGTACATAGATGATATAGGCCAGCGGCGTTTTCCAGAAAGGCGGTTTTACAATAATCTTCAGTGAAATGCCCTCTTCATTCCAAAAACCATCTTCATTGGCCGCCTTCACCTGTAAGGTATAAGTACCGGGATTGATATTGGTATAGGTAATACGCCGGGTGCTGCCATCTGCGATCAACCAGTTATCATTAAACTGATCCAGGCGATACGCATATTTATTCTTCTCCGTATTGATAAAATTCAGTGCGGCAAATTCAAGCGAAAAATCGTTTTCATTATGTTTAAGCACAATTTCTTTGGTGACAGATAAGGCTTCCGGCAACAATACCCTGTCATGCACTTTTGCATTGACTTCAATATTACGGTCGAATAAACGGAGTCCGGTAAATACCACATCAGGACGTGTATTATTCCGTGGCAGAGAAGAAGGATCAAACAGGTTAAACCCATCAGCACCACCGAAGATAAGTTCGCCGGTACTGAGTTTAAATGCCGCATTCACATTGAATGCCTTGCTTTGCAAACCGTCTTTATCATCGTAATTCCGACAGCTGATGCTGAGTCCTTCCGGGCCATCCTTTACCGCGATCCGGCTAAGTCCGTTGGAAGTACTCGCCCATAGATACCCTTCATTATCCTCCAGCATGGTGATGATGTTATTATCCGGCAGACCGTCCTTCACCGTAAACGATCTGAATTGCTGTACTTTTTCATCAAATACATTCAGACCGGCACGGGTACCTGCCCACATATGCCCTCGTTTGTCATAGAGCAGCGAACTGACATTATCATTACTCAGTTGATGGGTGGAACTGAGATAGTGTACAAAGACGCCTTTTGAATTATCCAGCACGTCAATACCATAGGCAGTGGCGATCCACAGGTTCCCCCTGTTGTCTTCTGCGAATCCGGAGATATAATTGGAATGAACGGATGCCGGCATATTGACATTGTTGTGATAGAAGATGCCATTACCAGGATCAAACCGGTCCAGTCCTCCGCCCAGGGTACCTACCCAGAAATTGTTCCGCTGATCACGGTATATCTTCCAGACGGACTTATTCGCCAGACTATTCGGATCATCCTCCTCATGGCGATAATGGTTAAAACGTCCGTTGCTGTAGAAGTCCATTCCTCCGAAATAATAACCGATCCAGAGATCATTGTAGTTATTCACATAGAGACTGACGATCACATCTTTGCTGATGCTGTTATCATTGGAAGGATCATGCTGAAAGCGTTTGAAGGTCTGATTGACACGGTCGAAGTAAATCAGTCCGCCGCCATTCGTACCAATCCAGATATTCCCTTTTTCATCTTCTGCAAAGCAATTGACATCATTATAACTCAGGCTGTTATTATCAGCATGGCTATGCTTATACAAGGGAAATTTCACCATATTCTCAGTGAAATAACTAAGTCCTCTTTTGTAGGTGCCACACCAGATAATGCCGAAATTATCTTTGTAGAGTGCATAGACGGCATTCTCTGCAATGGTCTTCAGATCGCCTTCTTTATTCACAAGAAAGCGGGACTTAAAATTGTTATTCTTATCAATCAGGTTAATTCCTCCGTGATCTGTACCAATCCAGATGAAATGTTTATCGTCTTCCACAATACTATTGACAATATCATTGTTCAAAGCCCCTGTTTTACTGGATAGCATTTTCACTTTACCATCCGTCCGGTTCAGATAAGCCACCCCGAAATCACTTCCCGGCATATACACCCACATATCCTTTGCTGCGTCTATGAAGATGCGCAGGGCTAAGGGAGGTTTACCGATGTATTTCCTGATATTGGAATTGCGATAGATAATCTTATTACTGGCAATGTCCAGTTTTTCCACATCTCCGTTCAGATAAAGGATAACCAGCAGCTTGTCTCCTTCCCCCTGCAGATCGGCAATAGCCGCATTGGCCCTATCCGGCAGTAATATTTTAGTGGTACGGCCGGTGCTGTCTGTTTTGTATAACCGGGCATCATTATAAGCGATCCACCAGTTGCGGCCTGTTTGTGCGACACTGGTGATGCCGTATTCAGACAAACCTTTTTTCTTCAGCCAGGTAGTCGCATCGGAGAACTGTTCTGTGACCGGATTATAGAAATTGTCCCCGTTCCTTGTTCTGATAAAAAGCTGATTATTCGGTGCGGGATAGATACCGGTGATGTAGTCGTCGTTAATAACGCCAGGTTCTGCACTATGCCGGAATGTTTTAAACGCATAACCGTCATAACGGTTTAATCCGCTCATGGTACCAAACCACATAAATCCCCTGGCATCTTTATAAATGGAATTTACCTGGTTATTGGATAAACCATTGTTCACATCTAAAGAAGAGAACTGGTAGGATGGCTGTGCATAGGCATAGCTTACCAGCAATAACAGTGGAAGCAGCAAATTTTTCATTAACATGGAATACGACTCAGTGCGTTATATTAAAAATAAGCTTTTTAGATCATACATGAGCCGCTTTTTTGCGGAGGGAGTGTCAGAGAGACACAACATGTTTGCTTTTTGTTAATATCTGTATACAGGGAATATTTCCCATTTAATTCCCCGCTAATCCACTTTTCCTTTATCATCAATAAACCCAACCCGGTCATTATCCAAAATTCTAAAAGGAGACTTTGTGCTGCGCCGTGACAAAGTGTAAGGTCAGTAGGAAAGAGATAATAAGTAATTGCTTCACAAATAAGTATTTAGATCAGGACCAATTAAATGGTATAAATATGTATTGTCCTTTCATTATCAGCTTCCTCTATAATTTAAAGTTTTTTTTTGCATCTTACCCAACCCTTTCCCCTTCCCCGGGGGTATTACCTATATCACTGAAACTAATTAATATTGACAAATGAGACGAATGAGACGCATATGTTTACCTATACTACTCGCTGTAACAGTCTCCTGTAGCACCACAAAGCTGGCTGTACCTGACCAGTTCAGCAGCGTATCCACCCGTTATCCCGTTAAAGGAGCACAAGGCTGGATGGTGAATCAGCACCTGAGCTTTGGGGATTATTCTACTTCCCGCATCAAAAGAGGCTGGCATATCAAGTCTAGCGTCCGTTATAACAATGTCTGGATTCCTGCGCCGGAAGTACTGGGAAATATATTCGGAGCGGAAATGATGGAAGAAGGGAAGCATGAAAAGGCTAAGATCAGGTATACCCTGACCAATACCCATAACAGCGCAGAGATTTTCGGTTCAGAGTTTTACGATAGTCATGATGTCGTATTAAACGCCGGCCGCATCCCCGTCATCGGGGGCGAATATTCCACCCTGCTCAATTCCAGTTATATCTATACGGCAGCCATCGTGCCCAACGACACCAGCGGCACAGGACTCTGGTCTTTACTGATGGCCCGGAACTATGATATCCGGAAAGACACTTCACACCGCATTTTCGATGCACCTTATGTGGAAGAAGAGGGGTATGCGACCAATGGCAGGGATACCGTTAAGATAAGGACGCTTAACCTCAATACCTTTATGAATAAAAACGGGAAAGTATCCAATACCCTGCTGGGCGCCAGAATACTTTCCGGTTATGAACTGAGCACGGAAGACGGCGTTGTCGGCATCATCGACTCCATGGATAAAGCGATCTGGCTGTACAATGACCAGGAAGAAAAACTCAAGTTCATCCTTTCGGCCATGGGAACCGCCATCTTGTTAAAGCAAATAGAACGCCAGTAAGCAAACCGCATTATCTGAATAACATTGCAAAGCCAGGAGCAGGACATATCACTCCTTATTGAAGGCTGCCTTGCCAATAACCGCAAGGCGCAGGAACAGCTTTACCGGCTGTTCTACAGCTTTGCTATGTCTATCGCGATGCGTTATGCAAGAAGTGAAGCAGATGCGGCAGATATCATGAGCCATGCATTTGTGAAGATCTTCAAAAGTATGCACACCTATGATGCAACAAAAGGGACCATGTATGCATGGATCAAACGGATTGTCGCCAATGAAGGCATAGATTATATTAAAAGTCAGAATAAGTTCAACCCTATCGAACTGGAAGATGCTATGGCGCCGTCTATCGATAACTCCGTTATCGCCAGGCTGGAAGCTGAAGATATCATGGCTACCATTAAAAAACTACCACCTGCCACCCACGCGGTGTTTATACTATATGTCATGGAGGGGCATACCCACAAAGAAATAGCCGTCAAACTAAACATCAGCGAAGGCACCAGTAAATGGCACCTGAGCGAAGCCAGAAAAATACTTAAACAAACATTACAGTTACAAACTGGATGAACCAAAAAGAAACATATGAAATCATTATCGCCCAAAAGCTGGAACAGCTGCCTGTTCCTGCTATGGAAGACGCTATCTGGGACCGGATAAGCGCACAGCTGGACATTGAAATGCCGCAGACAACACCTTCTGACAATACCCTTCCTGATAACAACGCATTCCTGAATATTGCCACACTTTTTGTACTGATCACCGCACTTTCCTGCTACCTCTTTATCAACTTTTTCCATCAAACGCCTGAACCGGTAACACCACCACCTGTCAGCACCCCCGCTACAACAACAAAAGACAGCATATGGCATGAACTACCGCCGCCGGCACTGGTACAACCGCCGCTGCCGGATAAGCAGACCATTGAAAAGAAAACGTCTATACAACCGGATACAGTAAATACAGTTCGCCCTGCCATCGTAACACCTGCGATAGATAGTGTAGCCACAGATCCACCGGAACAGCTCATTCCACCACCTGTTATCATACCCGTTCCGCCGGCAACGGATACAACACCGAAAAAGAAGTCCAGAGGTGTGAAGGGACTCAGTGATGAAGATTACAGGATAGCCCCTAAAAAACATTAACACACACTGTTCAGGGAAGTGACCACTTTATATTTTCCGGATTGGACTTGCCGGTAAATCATCTATGTCGAGGTGAGCAACTAATAAAAAAAGGCGCCGGCATGATCCGACGCCTTCAACTATGACACCCGATTAATGTACTATCTGGTACAATATCGTATACTAAAAAACTATTTCACATTCCTTGTCAGAAAATCATCGATCAGGGAAGTGATCACAGTACCATCTTCTTCCAGTGCGAAGTGACCGGTATCCAGTAAATGTAATTCTGCATCTGGCAGATCTTTCAGATAAGCTTTTGCACCACTGGCAGGGAAGATTTCATCGTTAGCGCCCCAGGTGATCAGGGTTGGCGGCTGATATTTGCGGAAGAATTCCTGCCATTCAGGATAGCGTTTAGGATTGCTGCTATAAGAGTAGAATAAAGCCAGTTGTATGTCTACGTTACCGGGGCGGTCCAGTTTACTCTGATCGTGTACCCAGGTATCCGGACTGATCTTAGCGGCGTCTCTTACACCTGTCAGGTACTGCCATTTTGTAAAATCCAGCTGTGAAGTGGCTTTCATACCATTGATGTGTGCTTCATTCTGCGGGTCAGCCCAGAAAGCCCTGATAGGATCCCAGAAAGGAGATAAACCTTCTTCATATGCATTACCATTCTGTACGAGTAAAGCCTGTACGCGTTCAGGGTGTCTGGTGGCAATACGATAACCGACAGGTGCGCCATAGTCCATTACATACAGACTGTATTTTGTCAGTCCCTTTGCCGTAATAAACTGGTCTACGATATCAGCCAGGTGATCGAAAGTATATTCGAATTCAGCCACCAGTGGCATACTACTGTTACCAAAACCAGGATAGTCAGGAGCAATCAGGTGATATTTTCCAGACAATGCTGTAATGAGGTTGCGGAACATGAAGGAAGAAGTCGGATATCCATGCAGCAGCAGGATGGTCGGATTCTTTGGCGAACCTGCCTCACGGTAGAAAATCTCCTGTCCTTCGATAGTCAGTGTTTTATACTCAACATTGCTGATGTCTACGCCTTGTGTAGCAGACGGTGTAGTTGTTGCGTGTGCCATTTTGATAAGTATTAAGTTGAATGTAATTGTTTATGATAATTGTGTACTATACAGTACAATATTGGGTAAAAAAATTTAATTCAATACCTGGAGACTCATTTCAAGCATCTCTCTCAGGTCTTCATGATCCGGGTTACTTCTTCTGGTAATATTCACACCATTCCACAGATTGATCAGGTATTTACCAATCACCTCGGGTCTTGCTGTATTCTTTATAGCCTTTTCTTCCTGTGCTTTTCTGATCACGGCAGTGAAGATATGCTCTGTTCTTGTCAGCAGTTCCGCTGCTACGAGTTTTGTATCCTTATCGCCATCTGATAACTGCACCAGTGCATTCCCCAGATAACAACCTTTCATGATCTTCGCCGTCGGATCATCTGCCAGCGACATAAAGAAATCCCTGATGAACTGTACCTGGTCTTTACTGGCCGCCAGATCACGGGATAACTGTTTGTCATAAGTATCGGAAAACTGCTTCAGGGATTTCTCATATAACTCCTTTTTACCGCCTTTAAAGGCCAGGTAAAAACTTCCCTTTCCGATACCCATTGCAGCCAGTAATTCATCTGCAGACGCAGCCTCATATCCTTTTTTCCAGAATACGTCGACCGCCTTCTCCACTACCTCTTTCTCGTCAAATATTTTTGGTCTGCCTGCCATGTTTCCTGTTGTTTACGATGTAAAGATACAAAACTGTACTATTCAGTACAAAATATCTTTTGCTTTTTTCTTTGGAGAATTTTTTTTACTTATTATACAGCGGTGGGGGATGATATTTCTGCCGGAAATGAGAGAACGCCAGGTAGTTGTTTCATGAGATCAAGCATAGATGCGTCGTATATGCGTCGTGTCAACCATATATTTTGGCCTTACAGGGGCCATTCAGGACAAAACGGCTCTATCTGTCTGCTAATATGACTACAAACCAACATAACTCATTATTAAACAATAGATAAGCCATAAACAATGCATCAACCGTATTTATAGTAATAGTTGATGCATTATTTATGGCTTATCCATGCAATATCGTCTGATTAAACCGATATCACAATCCTTCCGCCTGGGCAACCAGCTGAAGGAAAATATCCGCTGAAGACCTGTTCTCAGCTCCCGCTGACGCCTGACCAGCCCACATGTTCGTGAACTCCTTCCTGTCAGCCTGCTGCGCTTTAGCCCTCAAACCGGCCGTTATGCTATTTTGTATAGGGTATGGAGGGATCTTCAATCCTGAGGCTTCTACTGTGTCCATAAACTGATTTCTGATACCCCTTGCCCACCGTCCGGAGAAAGCGCGGGTAAGGGCGCTATCAGTCACCTGTGCCTTCGGAAGGGCTGTTTTATAGGAGGCAATGGCCAGACTCTCCTGACTGGCAATAAAAGCCGTCCCGATCTGCACCGCTTTTGCCCCCAGCTGGAATGCAGCCCTGATGGTACTGCCGCCTCTGATCCCTCCTGCTGCAATAACAGGGATCTTTACATGAGCTACTATCTCCGGTACCAGGACAAACGTACCCACCATCGGTAAAGGTTCATCATCCAGGAAACTCCCCCTGTGTCCACCCGCTTCAATGCCCTGTGCAACCACAGCATCCGCACCTGCCTTTTCTACCAGTACCGCCTCCTGTACGGAAGTAGCAGTACCCACCAGCACAATCCCTTTTTGCTTTAATGCAGTCATACTTTCCGCATCCGGAATGCCGAAGGTAAAACTGACGACAGGGATGGCTTCCGCTATGAGGATATCGATCTGTTCTTTGTAACTGTAAAACCGGAGTGCATCCAGTGACAAACGTTCAAAACCCAGCTGATTCTCCTTTGAAAATGCTTCCAGGAAATCCTGCATTGCTTCCGCATCTGCGCGACTATAGTCAGGTACACCATTCGTAAAAAGATTAACGGCAAACGGCTTAGCTGTCAGTGATTTTGTCTTACGGATAAGTTCCCTCGTCCTGTCCGGAGATAAACCTCCTACGGGCAGAGAACCCAGGCCGCCTTTTTCTGCAACGGCTGCCACCATCTCCGGCGTCGTAATGCCCAGCATCGGGGCCTGGATAATGGGGTAGTCAATATTGAGTAAGGCTGACAATTCATTTTTCCATTCCATCATTCGATCTTTTTGGACCTTACAAATTTAAGTCAAAAAGAGATCGGCCTGTTAATCCTCTCTGTACAGTACCATACCTGCATGATACAGTATACCTTCCCGGAAATCACCGTCAGCAGTGAAACCAGTATCATCTTTATAGTCAATGTGATCGCCGGTGATAATATAACTACCCTGATACGCACTTTTCTTATTGCCTCTTGCCTCA contains the following coding sequences:
- a CDS encoding SusC/RagA family TonB-linked outer membrane protein produces the protein MKRASITGKSYLTVWVMIFFWAVTMPAQAQTQSDPGRKISGSVTAGETGTPVPGASITIKGTKRMTTTDGAGNFSIPAAPGEVINIASMGFITREFKVGNSATVNVVMQEDYRKLNDVVVVGYGKMKKTDQSSAQVSITSTEVNRTINTTIDQAIQGRAAGVYVTQNSGQPGGGISVNIRGVNTLSGTNEPLYVIDGVQMQPATVSYGATSSVNPLAGINPSDIESLEILQGPSATAVYGSRATNGVILVTTKRGKSGQMKLSYNYLYSLQDKPEAVNTMTLQQFAIMNNEIAQLLNRTPTPEFQNPGVLGKGTNWQDALFRTASLQKHQVNISGGASNTTYYMSGEYFDQEGVAIGSDFNRYSFRLNLDNQAFKWLKLSTSLNFYQTKEKLASTSEDVIRNAINLAPNIPVKNADGSWGGATENEYGSNAKYAPLNPVAIASLVSNDYKRTGGLGGATAEISIIKGLTFRTSFNGNFEYTDGSKFIPTYQLGYNVNEKASLAVSNGKNFYWNLNELLQYSRDIGKHSFSVMVSHEAQAWNYQGFSAQRVGFASNSIPSLNLGNALGQTTGSYKGSGALESYLGRVNYTYDNKYIVQLAGRADGSSNFGADDRWGYFPSVSVAWRLTGEEFMKSLPFINELKIRAEYGTTGNNGSGGAQFSSLTSVTTPWGAGFRTGQYGNSGLKWESTETKNIGFNMSVLKDRIQLEGDFYIKKTDNLLMPNPLPAYMGTQGEGAINAPIVNIGAMQNKGFGITLNTVNIDNKQGFSWRTNFNISSFKTKITKFYSDAAFLSRSAWFMNNFTSRSVIGDAPWQFYGYVAEGLFQSVDEINSSAIPAQSDGTRLPVAKDGGVWVGDIKYKDLNGDNIIDSRDQTFIGNPWPKLTFGLTNTFSWKGFDLSVLMTAAQGNDIFNYLRFENTNPNNINLGRNLLQESFNYARVGDVGGKTILENPGANVPRIVGTDVNGNGNRFTNLYVEDGSYIRIKNVQLGYNIPHALLRQQSVVKNIRLIAGVQNLATFTKYKGYDPEVGSYLGKEVQLSSQLIGVDAGRYPLTRLYSASVAVDF